One genomic window of Ottowia oryzae includes the following:
- the pstA gene encoding phosphate ABC transporter permease PstA, with amino-acid sequence MQADNALYKKRRMANAIGLTLSMTAMVLGLVVLLWILFVLLSKGLGAVDMNMFVKDTPAPGSDGGGLRNAIVGSLMMLGLTVLVSTPIGILAGIYLAEYGDGSKVAEFTRFVTDIMLSAPSIVLGLFVYAILVAPMGHFSGFAGSLALSLIAIPVVVRTTENMLRLVPGSLREAAAALGAPRWKVSLMITLRAAKSGVMTGLLLAVARVSGETAPLLFTALNNQFFSTNMDQPMANLPVVIFQFAMSPYDNWIRLAWGGALLITLTVLIINVVARVFFRERTAGH; translated from the coding sequence ATGCAAGCCGATAACGCGCTCTACAAAAAACGCCGGATGGCCAATGCCATCGGCCTGACCTTGTCCATGACCGCCATGGTCTTGGGCTTGGTGGTACTCCTCTGGATCCTGTTCGTGCTGCTCAGCAAAGGGCTGGGCGCCGTGGACATGAACATGTTCGTGAAAGACACGCCCGCGCCGGGCTCGGACGGGGGTGGCCTGCGCAACGCCATCGTCGGCAGCCTGATGATGCTGGGCCTCACGGTGCTGGTGTCCACGCCGATCGGCATCCTGGCAGGCATCTACCTGGCCGAATATGGCGACGGCAGCAAGGTCGCGGAGTTCACTCGTTTCGTGACCGACATCATGCTGTCAGCCCCGTCGATCGTTCTGGGCCTGTTCGTCTACGCCATCCTGGTGGCGCCCATGGGCCACTTCTCGGGCTTTGCGGGCAGCCTGGCGCTGTCGCTGATCGCGATCCCGGTGGTTGTGCGCACGACGGAGAATATGCTGCGCCTGGTGCCCGGCAGCCTCCGCGAAGCCGCCGCTGCGCTGGGCGCGCCGCGCTGGAAGGTCTCGCTGATGATCACGCTCCGTGCGGCCAAGAGCGGCGTCATGACCGGCCTGCTGCTGGCGGTGGCACGCGTCAGCGGTGAAACCGCGCCGCTGCTGTTCACGGCGCTGAACAACCAGTTCTTCAGCACCAACATGGACCAGCCAATGGCCAACCTGCCGGTGGTGATTTTCCAGTTCGCCATGAGCCCCTATGACAACTGGATCCGCCTGGCCTGGGGCGGCGCCCTGTTGATCACGCTCACGGTGCTGATCATCAACGTCGTTGCCCGCGTGTTCTTCCGCGAACGAACGGCCGGCCACTGA